The Pieris brassicae chromosome 6, ilPieBrab1.1, whole genome shotgun sequence genome window below encodes:
- the LOC123710903 gene encoding protein Wnt-7b isoform X3 produces MLECVRRDGSVLHATDNGCYCFRLLFLLTIVLLCVRPALPGGVSLGAHLVCARVAGLTDKQRAMCRSSPAAIAAVGDGLRMAYAECRNQLGGYRWNCTGIGDGNDFGHVMPLATREAAFTYAITSAGVTHALSTACARGDLPACGCSSNRRRAPSPSDQFHWGGCGESAYGARFARRFLDSREIEADARSLMNLHNNRVGRKIVKDLVRRECKCHGVSGSCALRTCWRALPPFRAVGAALREKYHRARLVTPHPPPATHAPQTHLVIRRPRQNAGVGRQPRKSELVFLEPSPSYCEAEPMTGSFGTHGRHCNRTSRGEDGCETLCCGRGYNTIQSVEETKCRCKFHWCCRVSCEKCVTRTEIHVCK; encoded by the exons ACCAGCACTACCAGGCGGTGTATCGCTAGGCGCACATTTGGTGTGCGCAAGAGTGGCGGGATTAACAGACAAGCAACGCGCCATGTGTCGATCTTCCCCTGCCGCCATTGCAGCTGTAGGTGACGGGTTGAG GATGGCGTATGCAGAATGTCGAAACCAGCTTGGAGGCTACAGGTGGAACTGCACAGGCATCGGCGATGGGAACGACTTCGGTCACGTCATGCCATTAg CAACTCGTGAGGCAGCATTCACATATGCGATCACATCGGCTGGCGTGACGCATGCACTCAGCACAGCCTGCGCGAGAGGCGATCTACCAGCTTGCGGATGCTCATCAAATAG gagACGGGCACCAAGTCCGTCAGATCAGTTCCACTGGGGTGGTTGTGGCGAATCAGCGTACGGCGCCCGGTTCGCTCGACGATTCCTGGATTCACGGGAAATAGAGGCCGATGCTAGGAGTCTCATGAACCTCCATAATAACCGAGTTGGAAGGAAG ATAGTAAAGGACCTAGTTCGGCGCGAGTGCAAATGTCACGGTGTATCTGGATCGTGTGCCCTGCGCACATGTTGGCGCGCTTTGCCGCCATTTCGCGCTGTTGGCGCTGCGCTGAGGGAGAAGTATCACCGCGCGAGACTGGTAACACCCCACCCTCCGCCTGCCACACATGCACCACAGACGCATTTGGTTATACGGAG GCCAAGACAGAACGCAGGCGTTGGCAGGCAACCAAGAAAATCTGAACTGGTTTTCCTGGAACCATCTCCTTCCTACTGTGAAGCGGAACCAATGACAGGCTCCTTTGGGACACATGGGAGACACTGCAATCGAACATCTCGGG GTGAAGATGGATGTGAAACTCTCTGTTGCGGAAGAGGTTACAACACGATACAATCTGTCGAAGAAACAAAATGTCGATGTAAATTTCACTGGTGTTGTCGCGTTTCTTGCGAAAAGTGTGTAACGCGCACGGAAATTCACGTGTGCAAGtga
- the LOC123710903 gene encoding protein Wnt-7b isoform X2 — protein sequence MLECVRRDGSVLHATDNGCYCFRLLFLLTIVLLCVRPALPGGVSLGAHLVCARVAGLTDKQRAMCRSSPAAIAAVGDGLRMAYAECRNQLGGYRWNCTGIGDGNDFGHVMPLATREAAFTYAITSAGVTHALSTACARGDLPACGCSSNRRRAPSPSDQFHWGGCGESAYGARFARRFLDSREIEADARSLMNLHNNRVGRKVGEIVKDLVRRECKCHGVSGSCALRTCWRALPPFRAVGAALREKYHRARLVTPHPPPATHAPQTHLVIRRPRQNAGVGRQPRKSELVFLEPSPSYCEAEPMTGSFGTHGRHCNRTSRGEDGCETLCCGRGYNTIQSVEETKCRCKFHWCCRVSCEKCVTRTEIHVCK from the exons ACCAGCACTACCAGGCGGTGTATCGCTAGGCGCACATTTGGTGTGCGCAAGAGTGGCGGGATTAACAGACAAGCAACGCGCCATGTGTCGATCTTCCCCTGCCGCCATTGCAGCTGTAGGTGACGGGTTGAG GATGGCGTATGCAGAATGTCGAAACCAGCTTGGAGGCTACAGGTGGAACTGCACAGGCATCGGCGATGGGAACGACTTCGGTCACGTCATGCCATTAg CAACTCGTGAGGCAGCATTCACATATGCGATCACATCGGCTGGCGTGACGCATGCACTCAGCACAGCCTGCGCGAGAGGCGATCTACCAGCTTGCGGATGCTCATCAAATAG gagACGGGCACCAAGTCCGTCAGATCAGTTCCACTGGGGTGGTTGTGGCGAATCAGCGTACGGCGCCCGGTTCGCTCGACGATTCCTGGATTCACGGGAAATAGAGGCCGATGCTAGGAGTCTCATGAACCTCCATAATAACCGAGTTGGAAGGAAGGTAGGGGAG ATAGTAAAGGACCTAGTTCGGCGCGAGTGCAAATGTCACGGTGTATCTGGATCGTGTGCCCTGCGCACATGTTGGCGCGCTTTGCCGCCATTTCGCGCTGTTGGCGCTGCGCTGAGGGAGAAGTATCACCGCGCGAGACTGGTAACACCCCACCCTCCGCCTGCCACACATGCACCACAGACGCATTTGGTTATACGGAG GCCAAGACAGAACGCAGGCGTTGGCAGGCAACCAAGAAAATCTGAACTGGTTTTCCTGGAACCATCTCCTTCCTACTGTGAAGCGGAACCAATGACAGGCTCCTTTGGGACACATGGGAGACACTGCAATCGAACATCTCGGG GTGAAGATGGATGTGAAACTCTCTGTTGCGGAAGAGGTTACAACACGATACAATCTGTCGAAGAAACAAAATGTCGATGTAAATTTCACTGGTGTTGTCGCGTTTCTTGCGAAAAGTGTGTAACGCGCACGGAAATTCACGTGTGCAAGtga
- the LOC123710903 gene encoding protein Wnt-7b isoform X1, with product MLECVRRDGSVLHATDNGCYCFRLLFLLTIVLLCVRPALPGGVSLGAHLVCARVAGLTDKQRAMCRSSPAAIAAVGDGLRMAYAECRNQLGGYRWNCTGIGDGNDFGHVMPLATREAAFTYAITSAGVTHALSTACARGDLPACGCSSNRRRAPSPSDQFHWGGCGESAYGARFARRFLDSREIEADARSLMNLHNNRVGRKFNLQIVKDLVRRECKCHGVSGSCALRTCWRALPPFRAVGAALREKYHRARLVTPHPPPATHAPQTHLVIRRPRQNAGVGRQPRKSELVFLEPSPSYCEAEPMTGSFGTHGRHCNRTSRGEDGCETLCCGRGYNTIQSVEETKCRCKFHWCCRVSCEKCVTRTEIHVCK from the exons ACCAGCACTACCAGGCGGTGTATCGCTAGGCGCACATTTGGTGTGCGCAAGAGTGGCGGGATTAACAGACAAGCAACGCGCCATGTGTCGATCTTCCCCTGCCGCCATTGCAGCTGTAGGTGACGGGTTGAG GATGGCGTATGCAGAATGTCGAAACCAGCTTGGAGGCTACAGGTGGAACTGCACAGGCATCGGCGATGGGAACGACTTCGGTCACGTCATGCCATTAg CAACTCGTGAGGCAGCATTCACATATGCGATCACATCGGCTGGCGTGACGCATGCACTCAGCACAGCCTGCGCGAGAGGCGATCTACCAGCTTGCGGATGCTCATCAAATAG gagACGGGCACCAAGTCCGTCAGATCAGTTCCACTGGGGTGGTTGTGGCGAATCAGCGTACGGCGCCCGGTTCGCTCGACGATTCCTGGATTCACGGGAAATAGAGGCCGATGCTAGGAGTCTCATGAACCTCCATAATAACCGAGTTGGAAGGAAG tttaatTTACAGATAGTAAAGGACCTAGTTCGGCGCGAGTGCAAATGTCACGGTGTATCTGGATCGTGTGCCCTGCGCACATGTTGGCGCGCTTTGCCGCCATTTCGCGCTGTTGGCGCTGCGCTGAGGGAGAAGTATCACCGCGCGAGACTGGTAACACCCCACCCTCCGCCTGCCACACATGCACCACAGACGCATTTGGTTATACGGAG GCCAAGACAGAACGCAGGCGTTGGCAGGCAACCAAGAAAATCTGAACTGGTTTTCCTGGAACCATCTCCTTCCTACTGTGAAGCGGAACCAATGACAGGCTCCTTTGGGACACATGGGAGACACTGCAATCGAACATCTCGGG GTGAAGATGGATGTGAAACTCTCTGTTGCGGAAGAGGTTACAACACGATACAATCTGTCGAAGAAACAAAATGTCGATGTAAATTTCACTGGTGTTGTCGCGTTTCTTGCGAAAAGTGTGTAACGCGCACGGAAATTCACGTGTGCAAGtga